From the genome of Haloarcula taiwanensis:
CACCAGGTCGCGATGGTGATGGACCTGAACAAGTGCATCGGCTGCCAGACGTGTACTATCGCCTGCAAGAGCCTCTGGACGGAGGACGGCGGGTCGGAGTACATGTACTGGAACAACGTCGAGACCAAGCCCGGCGAGGGCTACCCGCGGGGCTGGGAGGACTCCGGCGGCGGCTGGGAGTCCAGCGAGCACTCCGACCGCTCGCCGGGCGAGATTCCAGACGAGGAAGACTACGGCCGCGCCTGGGAGTTCAACCACAGCGAAATCATGTACGAGGGCAGCGACGAGCCGCTCCGGCCCCGCGAAGGCGCGGAATGGGGCCCCAACTGGGACGAGGACCAGGGGGCCGGCGAGTACCCCAACAGCTACTACTTCTATCTCCCGCGCATCTGCAACCACTGCACCCACCCCTCCTGTGTCGAGGCCTGCCCGCGCTCGGCGCTGTACAAGCGCCAGGAAGACGGCATCGTTCTCGTCGACCAGGACCGCTGTCGGGGCTACCGCTACTGCGTCGAGGGCTGTCCGTACAAGAAGGTGTACTACAACACCGTCTCGAAGAAATCGGAGAAGTGCATCTTCTGTTACCCGCGCATCGAGGGCGAAGGTCCCGATGGAGAGACGTTCGCGCCGGCCTGTGCCGAGGAGTGCCCGCCCCAGCTCCGGCTGGTCGGCTTCCTCGACGACGAGGAGGGTCCGATTCACAAGCTTGTCAACGAGTACGAGGTTGCCCTGCCGCTCCATCCGGAGTTCCGGACCCAGCCCAACGTCTACTACATCCCGCCCTTCGCGCCCGGCCAGCACACGGAGGACGGGGAGACAGTCGACATCGACCGCATCCCACGACAGTACCTCCGGGACCTGTTCGGCGACGGCGTCGACCAAGCCCTCGACACCATCGAGCGCGAGCGCCAGCGGGCCCGACAGGGCGAAGACAGCGAACTGATGGAACTGCTCCAGGACAAGAACCCGGCCAAACAGTACCGATTGGAGGTCTTTGACGATGACTGACCACCGACACACGCTCACACTCACGGCGGTGCTGGCGGGGCTCATCGTCGTTTCGACGGTGGCCGCGCCGATGGCCAGCGCCCGGCCAGCACACGAGATACCGGTTTCGGAGGTATCGACGGCCGACCTCGCACAGCCGGACGCCGACGGGTGGACGGGGGTGCCGGCCTCTGACGTGCCGCTTTCGAGCGCCCCGAGTAGCGTCCCGAACGCCGACGACACGTCCGTCGAGACGGTCGACGTGCAGGCGGCCCGGACTGACGAGCGCCTGTACGTCCGTCTGCAGTGGCACGACGCGACACGGGATACAAACGCCAGCGGCACACGGGCGTTCGCCGACGCGGTCGCGGTCCAGTTCCCGGTCAACACGAGTTCTCGGCCGCCGATAGCGATGGGCGGCCCGGAC
Proteins encoded in this window:
- a CDS encoding respiratory nitrate reductase subunit beta, which encodes MSTDQQDEQGEDDTLVNVADGVDHQVAMVMDLNKCIGCQTCTIACKSLWTEDGGSEYMYWNNVETKPGEGYPRGWEDSGGGWESSEHSDRSPGEIPDEEDYGRAWEFNHSEIMYEGSDEPLRPREGAEWGPNWDEDQGAGEYPNSYYFYLPRICNHCTHPSCVEACPRSALYKRQEDGIVLVDQDRCRGYRYCVEGCPYKKVYYNTVSKKSEKCIFCYPRIEGEGPDGETFAPACAEECPPQLRLVGFLDDEEGPIHKLVNEYEVALPLHPEFRTQPNVYYIPPFAPGQHTEDGETVDIDRIPRQYLRDLFGDGVDQALDTIERERQRARQGEDSELMELLQDKNPAKQYRLEVFDDD